A window of Moritella sp. Urea-trap-13 contains these coding sequences:
- a CDS encoding MFS transporter: protein MTATLKPFILLLVSGFLLMLGYGLSNILLPVRMQNDGISVDNIGIILSMLSVGFLLGAIYSRKLLQRVGHIRIFAMCGSLTSVAILLSGLYPEPLMLAAMRMLTGFCMACANATLDSWLSHSATEESRGRVLSINQMVIMSALFSGQFLLNVAPITDVTLFIISGILFSLSITPIVISKQLGPQIEDSQSMSLMTIIKLSPLGVICCFYGGFLYAGLVNMLPIFASDNGIQGFSLSIFMGASIFGAIIFQYPIAYLSDRFDRRKIMIAMVLIIAALSLLVPQLINTAQFNLTLLVIAVVMGLTACLYPMSMSETFDKVLREQILAAMGSLLLIYALGSILGPNLASIAMNMFGSAALFSFTSITAITLLALIIGNMLKQTALPRDEQENFIMQTPSGVASELDPRTQYAQPSFEQTSEVEVAISLAAKNPAAAVNMAKSLAMRDPNNASNLAAALSTIDEIDISRLYHAITTAAPEMSIHIAEALTNASPEQADELVDWITTERPDQFTSIIVAIANSMPDNGIDMMELAAENMVEDHQDELLEMTDQYMTSLSDSLDDMRPVDRTAAATEQTATELYSRLTDVSPTQSADFALAVSEAYPESSNVVAEAYVSNLIESEQATPGDATANIESAVNDYVTQVAETIPEYAADIASTMIDSVPDIASDMVEILQDSDVFNDSDLSTSIQDKPEHDELEEQLQYAVQTQADEIDKNS, encoded by the coding sequence GTGACCGCAACCCTTAAACCTTTTATCTTACTACTCGTCAGTGGCTTTTTACTCATGCTAGGTTACGGCCTGAGTAATATTTTATTGCCTGTGCGCATGCAAAATGACGGTATCAGCGTCGATAACATCGGTATCATCTTATCTATGCTATCTGTGGGTTTTTTACTGGGTGCGATTTATAGCCGTAAATTATTACAACGGGTTGGTCATATCCGCATATTTGCGATGTGTGGTAGCTTAACCTCGGTCGCGATCTTACTTTCAGGTTTATATCCAGAACCATTAATGCTTGCAGCAATGCGTATGCTAACCGGGTTTTGTATGGCCTGTGCCAATGCTACGCTCGATAGTTGGTTAAGTCACAGCGCCACAGAAGAAAGCCGTGGACGGGTATTATCAATTAACCAAATGGTGATCATGTCGGCACTGTTTTCTGGGCAATTCTTGTTAAACGTTGCACCAATCACCGATGTGACATTATTTATTATCTCAGGTATTTTATTTAGCCTTTCTATCACCCCTATCGTGATCAGCAAGCAACTGGGTCCACAAATTGAAGACAGTCAATCCATGTCCTTAATGACCATCATAAAACTATCTCCACTGGGGGTTATCTGTTGTTTTTACGGTGGTTTTCTGTACGCGGGTTTAGTTAATATGCTGCCTATCTTTGCCAGCGATAACGGTATTCAAGGCTTCAGCTTATCCATTTTTATGGGCGCATCTATTTTTGGTGCTATTATTTTTCAATATCCAATAGCCTATTTATCTGACCGCTTTGACCGTCGTAAAATCATGATCGCCATGGTATTAATCATCGCAGCATTGTCTTTATTAGTGCCGCAGTTAATTAATACTGCGCAATTTAACCTTACCTTATTAGTCATAGCTGTCGTCATGGGCTTAACCGCTTGCCTCTATCCAATGAGCATGTCAGAAACGTTTGATAAGGTATTGCGGGAACAAATTTTAGCTGCCATGGGCTCACTACTACTGATTTATGCGCTGGGTAGTATTCTCGGTCCTAATCTCGCGTCTATCGCTATGAACATGTTTGGCAGTGCAGCATTATTTTCATTTACGAGCATAACCGCCATTACCTTATTGGCTTTGATTATCGGTAATATGCTGAAGCAGACAGCGTTACCGCGCGATGAACAAGAAAACTTTATCATGCAAACGCCTTCCGGTGTGGCATCAGAACTGGATCCTAGAACGCAGTATGCACAGCCATCTTTCGAACAAACCTCTGAAGTGGAAGTAGCTATTAGTTTAGCTGCTAAAAACCCTGCGGCTGCCGTGAACATGGCCAAATCATTAGCGATGCGCGATCCTAACAACGCCTCTAACTTAGCGGCGGCATTAAGTACCATTGACGAAATTGACATCAGCCGCTTGTACCATGCAATCACCACTGCCGCACCCGAGATGAGCATACATATTGCAGAAGCACTCACCAACGCTTCGCCAGAACAAGCGGACGAATTAGTTGACTGGATCACCACCGAACGTCCTGACCAATTTACCAGTATTATTGTCGCTATCGCCAATTCAATGCCAGACAACGGCATTGATATGATGGAGCTTGCTGCCGAGAATATGGTTGAAGATCACCAAGATGAACTGCTAGAAATGACCGACCAGTACATGACCAGCCTATCTGACTCATTAGATGATATGCGTCCTGTCGATCGTACCGCAGCCGCCACTGAGCAAACTGCAACAGAGCTGTATAGCCGTTTAACCGATGTATCCCCTACCCAATCAGCCGACTTCGCCTTGGCGGTATCGGAAGCATACCCAGAATCATCAAATGTGGTTGCTGAAGCCTACGTCAGCAATCTAATTGAAAGCGAACAAGCGACACCTGGCGATGCAACGGCGAACATTGAAAGTGCGGTTAATGACTATGTAACTCAAGTTGCTGAAACCATCCCTGAATACGCTGCCGATATTGCCAGTACTATGATTGACTCGGTACCCGACATAGCCTCTGACATGGTAGAGATCTTACAAGATTCAGATGTGTTTAATGATAGTGATCTGAGTACATCGATCCAAGACAAACCAGAGCATGATGAGCTAGAAGAACAGTTGCAATATGCAGTACAAACGCAAGCAGATGAGATTGATAAGAATAGTTAA